The following are encoded in a window of Oncorhynchus keta strain PuntledgeMale-10-30-2019 chromosome 10, Oket_V2, whole genome shotgun sequence genomic DNA:
- the LOC118388412 gene encoding ras-related protein rab7, whose amino-acid sequence MTSRKKVLLKVIILGDSGVGKTSLMNQYVNKKFSNQYKATIGADFLTKEVMVDDRLVTMQIWDTAGQERFQSLGVAFYRGADCCVLVFDVTAPNTFKTLDSWRDEFLIQASPRDPENFPFVVLGNKIDLENRQVTTKRAQAWCQSKNNIPYFETSAKEAINVEQAFQTIARNALKQETEVELYNEFPEPIKLDRNERAKPSAEACSC is encoded by the exons ATGACGTCTAGGAAGAAAGTACTACTCAAAGTCATCATCCTGGGAGACTCTGG AGTTGGGAAGACGTCGCTGATGAACCAGTATGTGAATAAGAAGTTCAGTAACCAGTACAAAGCCACAATAGGAGCTGATTTCCTAACGAAAGAAGTGATGGTGGATGACAGACTTGTCACCATGCAG ATCTGGGACACTGCAGGGCAGGAGAGGTTCCAATCTCTGGGTGTAGCGTTCTACCGCGGGGCAGACTGCTGTGTGCTGGTGTTTGACGTGACTGCCCCCAACACCTTTAAGACGCTAGACAGCTGGAGGGACGAGTTCCTTATACAGGCCAGCCCCCGAGATCCCGAGAACTTCCCCTTTGTGGTGCTAGGCAACAAGATTGACTTGGAGAACAGACAG GTGACGACCAAACGAGCACAGGCGTGGTGTCAGAGCAAGAACAACATCCCCTACTTCGAGACCAGCGCTAAGGAGGCCATCAACGTTGAACAGGCTTTCCAGACTATCGCACGCAATGCTCTTAAACAG GAGACAGAGGTAGAGTTGTACAATGAGTTTCCTGAACCGATAAAGCTGGACAGGAACGAACGGGCCAAGCCATCAGCGGAGGCCTGCAGCTGCTGA